One segment of Peromyscus leucopus breed LL Stock chromosome 5, UCI_PerLeu_2.1, whole genome shotgun sequence DNA contains the following:
- the LOC114700487 gene encoding histone H3.1 produces the protein MARTKQTARKSTGGKAPRKQLATKAARKSAPATGGVKKPHRYRPGTVALREIRRYQKSTELLIRKLPFQRLVREIAQDFKTDLRFQSSAVMALQEACEAYLVGLFEDTNLCAIHAKRVTIMPKDIQLARRIRGERA, from the coding sequence ATGGCTCGCACCAAGCAGACGGCCCGCAAGTCCACCGGCGGCAAGGCCCCGCGCAAGCAGCTGGCCACCAAGGCCGCCCGCAAGAGCGCCCCGGCCACCGGCGGCGTGAAGAAGCCGCACCGCTACCGGCCCGGCACCGTGGCGCTGCGCGAGATCCGGCGCTACCAGAAGTCGACCGAGCTGCTGATCCGCAAGCTGCCGTTCCAGCGCCTGGTGCGCGAGATCGCGCAGGACTTCAAGACCGACCTGCGCTTCCAGAGCTCGGCCGTGATGGCGCTGCAGGAGGCCTGCGAGGCGTACCTGGTGGGTCTGTTCGAGGACACCAACCTGTGCGCCATCCACGCCAAGCGGGTCACCATCATGCCCAAGGACATCCAGCTGGCGCGCCGCATCCGCGGGGAGAGGGCTTAA
- the LOC114700607 gene encoding histone H2B type 1-C/E/F/G/I: protein MPEPAKSAPAPKKGSKKAVTKAQKKDGKKRKRSRKESYSVYVYKVLKQVHPDTGISSKAMGIMNSFVNDIFERIAGEASRLAHYNKRSTITSREIQTAVRLLLPGELAKHAVSEGTKAVTKYTSSK from the coding sequence aTGCCTGAGCCCGCGAAGTCCGCTCCCGCCCCGAAGAAGGGCTCCAAGAAGGCCGTGACCAAGGCCCAGAAGAAGGACGGCAAGAAGCGCAAGCGCAGCCGCAAGGAGAGCTACTCGGTGTACGTGTACAAGGTGCTGAAGCAGGTGCACCCCGACACGGGCATCTCGTCCAAGGCCATGGGCATCATGAACTCGTTCGTCAACGACATCTTCGAGCGCATCGCGGGCGAGGCGTCGCGCCTGGCGCACTACAACAAGCGCTCGACCATCACGTCCCGGGAGATCCAGACGGCCGTGCGCCTGCTGCTGCCCGGGGAGCTGGCCAAGCACGCCGTGTCCGAGGGCACCAAGGCCGTCACCAAGTACACCAGCTCCAAGTGA
- the LOC114700598 gene encoding histone H2B type 1-C/E/F/G/I: protein MPEPAKSAPAPKKGSKKAVTKAQKKDGKKRKRSRKESYSVYVYKVLKQVHPDTGISSKAMGIMNSFVNDIFERIAGEASRLAHYNKRSTITSREIQTAVRLLLPGELAKHAVSEGTKAVTKYTSSK, encoded by the coding sequence ATGCCTGAGCCCGCGAAGTCCGCTCCCGCCCCGAAGAAGGGCTCCAAGAAGGCCGTGACCAAGGCCCAGAAGAAGGACGGCAAGAAGCGCAAGCGCAGCCGCAAGGAGAGCTACTCGGTGTACGTGTACAAGGTGCTGAAGCAGGTGCACCCCGACACGGGCATCTCGTCCAAGGCCATGGGCATCATGAACTCGTTCGTCAACGACATCTTCGAGCGCATCGCGGGCGAGGCGTCGCGCCTGGCGCACTACAACAAGCGCTCGACCATCACGTCCCGGGAGATCCAGACGGCCGTGCGCCTGCTGCTGCCCGGGGAGCTGGCCAAGCACGCCGTGTCCGAGGGCACCAAGGCCGTCACCAAGTACACCAGCTCCAAGTGA
- the LOC114700703 gene encoding histone H4: MSGRGKGGKGLGKGGAKRHRKVLRDNIQGITKPAIRRLARRGGVKRISGLIYEETRGVLKVFLENVIRDAVTYTEHAKRKTVTAMDVVYALKRQGRTLYGFGG; the protein is encoded by the coding sequence ATGTCTGGTCGCGGCAAGGGTGGAAAGGGTCTCGGAAAAGGAGGCGCCAAGCGCCACCGCAAAGTCCTGCGCGACAACATCCAGGGCATCACCAAGCCCGCCATCCGCCGCCTGGCCCGGCGCGGCGGCGTCAAGCGCATCTCCGGCCTCATCTACGAGGAGACCCGCGGGGTGCTGAAGGTCTTCCTGGAGAACGTGATCCGCGACGCCGTCACCTACACGGAGCACGCCAAGCGCAAGACCGTCACGGCCATGGACGTGGTCTACGCGCTCAAGCGCCAGGGACGCACGCTCTACGGCTTCGGCGGCTGA
- the LOC114700551 gene encoding histone H2A type 1-B produces MSGRGKQGGKARAKAKTRSSRAGLQFPVGRVHRLLRKGNYSERVGAGAPVYLAAVLEYLTAEILELAGNAARDNKKTRIIPRHLQLAIRNDEELNKLLGRVTIAQGGVLPNIQAVLLPKKTESHHKAKGK; encoded by the coding sequence ATGTCTGGACGCGGCAAGCAGGGCGGCAAGGCTCGCGCCAAGGCCAAGACCCGCTCGTCCCGGGCCGGCCTGCAGTTCCCCGTGGGCCGCGTGCACCGGCTGCTCCGCAAGGGCAACTACTCGGAGCGGGTGGGCGCCGGCGCCCCGGTCTACCTGGCGGCCGTGCTGGAGTACCTGACGGCCGAgatcctggagctggctggcaacGCGGCCCGCGACAACAAGAAGACGCGCATCATCCCGCGCCACCTGCAGCTGGCCATCCGCAACGACGAGGAGCTCAACAAGCTGCTGGGCCGCGTCACCATCGCGCAGGGCGGCGTCCTGCCCAACATCCAGGCGGTGCTGCTGCCCAAGAAGACCGAGAGCCACCACAAGGCCAAGGGGAAATAA